A single region of the Vibrio cyclitrophicus genome encodes:
- the fliO gene encoding flagellar biosynthetic protein FliO: protein MSFLFQRLANSSLGMTELLRGTLGVGLLTAPSIALAATPPSLDLATTFGSLIFVIAFILFIAWLLKRMQVPAMSNQQGLAIVRQIPVGTKERIAIVQAGDEQFLVGITTQSIQLISKLDKPLTQEMLEKSTFSSQLSQLIKKDANK from the coding sequence ATGAGCTTTTTGTTTCAAAGACTGGCGAACTCTTCTCTCGGAATGACAGAGCTGTTACGAGGAACCTTGGGAGTGGGGCTATTAACGGCTCCTTCCATTGCCCTTGCAGCAACACCGCCTTCTCTCGATTTAGCGACCACCTTTGGGTCGCTAATTTTCGTTATAGCCTTCATATTATTTATTGCTTGGCTACTCAAGCGCATGCAAGTGCCTGCAATGTCGAATCAGCAAGGCTTGGCGATTGTTAGGCAAATCCCTGTTGGTACTAAAGAGCGTATCGCTATTGTGCAAGCGGGCGATGAACAGTTCTTGGTAGGGATTACCACACAGTCGATTCAGCTGATCTCTAAGCTCGATAAACCTCTTACTCAGGAGATGCTGGAAAAAAGTACATTTTCAAGTCAGCTTTCCCAGCTAATAAAAAAAGATGCAAACAAGTAA
- the fliM gene encoding flagellar motor switch protein FliM → MTDLLSQDEIDALLHGVDDVEEVEDIVEADNDSAVNFDFSSQDRIVRGRMPTLELINERFARHLRISLFNMLRKTAEVSINGVQMMKFGEYQNTLYVPTSLNMVRFRPLKGTALITMEARLVFILVENFFGGDGRFHAKIEGREFTPTERRIIQLLLKIVFEDYKEAWSPVMGVEFEYLDSEVNPSMANIVSPTEVIVVSSFHIEVDGGGGDFHVVMPYSMVEPIRELLDAGVQSDKMETDVRWSTALRDEIMDVPVNFRVNLLEQDISLRDLMELRPGDVIPMNMPEHATMFVEELPTYRVKMGRSGEKLAVQISEKIRRPSVVKTDLAFLGKDLMSELENSDDDE, encoded by the coding sequence GTGACCGATTTATTAAGCCAAGACGAAATTGATGCGCTGTTACATGGCGTTGATGATGTTGAAGAAGTTGAAGATATTGTAGAAGCTGATAACGACAGCGCTGTCAATTTCGATTTCTCCTCACAAGATCGAATTGTTCGTGGTCGAATGCCGACCCTTGAACTTATTAACGAGCGCTTCGCGCGTCATTTGCGTATTAGTTTGTTTAATATGTTGCGTAAAACGGCTGAAGTGTCGATCAACGGCGTGCAAATGATGAAGTTTGGTGAGTACCAAAACACATTGTATGTACCCACCAGTTTAAACATGGTTCGTTTCCGTCCACTGAAAGGTACGGCACTCATCACCATGGAAGCGCGTCTGGTTTTCATTCTCGTAGAGAACTTTTTTGGCGGTGATGGTCGTTTTCACGCCAAGATTGAAGGCCGTGAATTCACGCCGACTGAAAGACGTATTATCCAACTGCTGCTGAAAATTGTTTTTGAAGATTACAAAGAAGCTTGGTCTCCAGTGATGGGGGTTGAGTTTGAATACTTGGATTCTGAAGTGAACCCAAGTATGGCGAACATTGTGAGCCCAACAGAAGTGATCGTCGTGAGTTCGTTCCACATCGAGGTAGATGGCGGTGGCGGTGACTTCCACGTTGTCATGCCTTACTCGATGGTTGAGCCGATTCGTGAACTGCTTGATGCTGGTGTTCAATCAGACAAAATGGAAACCGACGTTCGTTGGAGCACAGCACTGCGTGATGAAATCATGGACGTGCCCGTTAACTTCCGCGTTAACCTTCTAGAACAAGATATATCGCTACGTGACTTAATGGAGCTGCGCCCTGGTGACGTTATTCCCATGAACATGCCTGAGCACGCGACGATGTTTGTCGAAGAACTGCCAACGTATCGTGTGAAAATGGGCCGTTCTGGTGAGAAGCTTGCAGTTCAGATTTCGGAAAAAATTCGAAGACCGAGTGTGGTTAAAACTGATCTCGCTTTTCTAGGTAAAGACTTGATGTCTGAACTTGAAAACAGCGATGATGACGAATAG
- the fliI gene encoding flagellar protein export ATPase FliI, whose translation MLELANRLSQYKIEGLKSRPVASGKLVRVVGLTLEATGCKAPIGSLCLVETMSGQMEAEVVGFSGDNLFLMPSEQITGILPGARVTPMTSESGIPVGMELLGRVIDGVGNPLDGLGPIYTEQRASFNAEPINPLARKPISEPLDVGLKAINGLLTVGKGQRIGLFAGSGVGKSVTLGMMTRGTTAQVVVVGLIGERGREVKEFIEEILGEDGRKRSVVVAAPADSSPLMRLKGCQTALAVAEYFRDQGLDVLLLMDSLTRFAQAQREIALSVGEPPATKGYPPSVFAKLPALVERAGNGNDEQGSITAFFTVLTEGDDLQDPIADASRAILDGHIVLSREMADAGHYPAIDVEKSVSRVMPQITTEEHVLMSKAVRQVLSICRKNQDLVSIGAYKPGTDPAIDSAFTLKPRLDEYLQQKMKETVPYDMCVNMLKHVLGG comes from the coding sequence ATGCTTGAGTTAGCGAATCGTCTCAGCCAATACAAAATCGAAGGGCTAAAGTCTCGACCCGTTGCCTCCGGTAAATTGGTGCGAGTTGTTGGCTTAACGCTTGAAGCAACCGGCTGTAAAGCGCCGATTGGTAGCTTGTGCTTAGTTGAAACTATGTCTGGTCAGATGGAAGCTGAAGTCGTTGGTTTCTCTGGCGATAACCTATTTTTGATGCCGAGTGAACAAATCACTGGGATCTTACCCGGTGCTCGCGTTACACCAATGACCTCAGAAAGTGGCATTCCTGTCGGGATGGAACTGCTTGGTCGAGTGATCGACGGCGTCGGTAATCCACTCGACGGTTTAGGTCCAATCTATACTGAGCAACGCGCTTCATTTAATGCGGAGCCAATCAACCCGTTAGCTCGTAAACCGATTTCTGAACCACTCGACGTTGGTTTGAAGGCGATTAATGGCCTACTTACCGTAGGTAAAGGGCAACGTATTGGTCTGTTTGCTGGCTCTGGTGTGGGTAAGTCGGTCACGCTTGGGATGATGACTCGAGGCACTACTGCGCAAGTGGTGGTGGTAGGTCTAATCGGTGAGCGTGGACGAGAAGTAAAAGAATTTATTGAAGAGATTCTTGGCGAAGATGGCCGTAAACGTTCAGTTGTTGTCGCCGCTCCTGCCGATTCATCGCCATTGATGCGCTTAAAAGGCTGTCAAACTGCGCTGGCTGTCGCCGAGTATTTCCGCGACCAAGGCTTAGATGTTTTGCTACTAATGGATTCATTGACCCGTTTTGCTCAGGCTCAGCGTGAAATTGCTCTTTCTGTGGGTGAGCCGCCTGCAACCAAAGGTTATCCGCCTTCAGTCTTCGCTAAGCTTCCTGCGTTGGTGGAACGTGCGGGTAACGGCAATGATGAACAAGGTTCGATCACCGCTTTCTTTACTGTTCTAACCGAAGGCGATGACTTACAAGATCCGATTGCTGATGCGTCGCGAGCGATTTTGGATGGACACATTGTGTTGTCCCGAGAGATGGCCGATGCGGGTCATTATCCTGCGATTGATGTAGAGAAGTCGGTCAGTCGTGTGATGCCTCAAATCACAACCGAAGAACATGTCTTGATGTCGAAAGCGGTAAGGCAAGTGTTGTCTATTTGTCGTAAAAACCAAGACCTGGTATCGATTGGTGCTTACAAGCCGGGTACCGATCCTGCGATTGATAGTGCCTTCACCTTGAAACCGAGATTGGACGAATACTTACAACAGAAAATGAAAGAAACGGTTCCCTATGACATGTGCGTCAACATGTTGAAACATGTGTTAGGGGGCTAG
- the fliJ gene encoding flagella biosynthesis chaperone FliJ, whose amino-acid sequence MDNALEFLLDQAKDQENQAVLALNKANSELQGYYDQVSQIEKYRLDYCQQLVDRGKAGLTASQYGHLNRFLTQLDETLSKQREAEHHFKNQVDNCQNYWMELRKKRKSYEWLMEKKQKEKAKLQDQREQKQMDEFSTLMYGRKKM is encoded by the coding sequence ATGGATAACGCGTTAGAATTTCTTCTTGATCAAGCGAAAGACCAAGAGAACCAAGCCGTATTGGCGCTTAACAAAGCGAATTCTGAGTTGCAAGGTTACTACGATCAGGTCTCGCAGATTGAAAAATACCGACTGGATTATTGCCAACAATTGGTCGACCGAGGTAAAGCGGGGCTTACAGCCAGTCAATATGGTCACTTAAATCGCTTCTTGACTCAGCTTGACGAAACGCTTTCCAAACAGAGAGAAGCCGAACACCACTTCAAAAATCAGGTCGACAACTGCCAAAACTACTGGATGGAGTTGCGTAAAAAACGTAAATCCTACGAGTGGTTGATGGAGAAAAAGCAGAAAGAGAAAGCAAAGCTGCAAGACCAAAGAGAACAAAAACAAATGGATGAGTTCTCGACTCTGATGTATGGCCGAAAGAAGATGTGA
- the fliF gene encoding flagellar M-ring protein FliF, which yields MADNSQTTDLTVSDSNDHALIAGSELDGEGQNPDLGERSSSKFDMAVGDLDLLRQVVLVLSISICVALIVMLFFWVKEPEMRPLGAYETEELIPVLDYLDLQKIEYSLEGNTISVPASEYNSLKLNMVRAGLNQERNAGDDILMQDMGFGVSQRLEQERLKLSRERQLAKAIEQMKQVRKAQVLLALPKQSVFVRHNQEASASVFLTLKTGNNLKQQEVDSVVDMVASAVPGMKTSRITVTDQHGRLLSSGSQDPMSTARRKEHELERNQEQALREKIDSILIPILGFGNYTAQVDIQLDFSAVEQTRKRFDPNTPATRSEYTLEDYNNGNTVAGIPGALSNQPPADASIPQDVAQMKDGSMTGQGSVHKEATRNFELDTTISHERKQSGTVNRQTVSVAIKDRQSLNPDTGEVVHTPIPASEINAIRQVLIGTVGFDETRGDLLNVLSMQFAPQVTDVVADVPIWEHPNFNDWVRWFASALVIIVVVLVLVRPAMKKLLNPAADNDDQMYGPDGMPIGADGETSLIGGDIEGGELFEFGSSIDLPNLHKDEDVLKAVRALVANEPELAAQVVKNWMVDG from the coding sequence GTGGCAGATAATAGTCAAACAACAGATTTAACCGTGAGCGATAGCAACGACCACGCACTTATTGCAGGCTCTGAGCTAGACGGCGAAGGGCAAAATCCCGATCTAGGTGAACGCAGTTCATCGAAGTTCGATATGGCAGTAGGTGACCTCGATTTACTTCGTCAGGTGGTCTTAGTCCTTTCTATCTCTATCTGTGTAGCGCTGATTGTGATGCTGTTTTTCTGGGTTAAAGAGCCAGAAATGCGTCCATTAGGGGCCTACGAAACAGAAGAATTGATTCCGGTTCTTGATTACTTAGATCTACAAAAGATCGAGTACTCACTTGAAGGTAATACCATCTCTGTTCCTGCTAGCGAGTACAACTCATTAAAGCTGAACATGGTACGAGCTGGTTTGAACCAAGAGCGAAACGCGGGTGATGACATCCTCATGCAAGACATGGGCTTTGGTGTATCGCAACGTTTAGAGCAAGAACGTCTTAAATTAAGCCGTGAAAGACAACTTGCCAAAGCCATTGAACAGATGAAACAGGTACGTAAAGCTCAGGTCTTATTGGCCTTGCCAAAGCAGAGTGTTTTTGTACGTCATAATCAAGAAGCTTCCGCTTCCGTATTCTTGACCCTTAAAACGGGTAACAACCTCAAGCAGCAAGAAGTCGATTCTGTTGTGGATATGGTCGCTAGTGCCGTTCCGGGAATGAAAACCTCACGTATTACGGTGACCGATCAGCATGGTCGACTGTTGAGCTCAGGCTCTCAAGACCCTATGTCTACGGCGCGTCGTAAAGAACACGAGTTAGAGCGCAATCAAGAACAAGCGCTGCGTGAAAAAATTGACTCTATCTTGATCCCTATTCTTGGGTTTGGTAACTACACCGCTCAAGTTGATATTCAGCTCGATTTCAGTGCTGTGGAGCAAACAAGAAAACGCTTTGATCCGAATACACCGGCGACTCGAAGTGAATACACCTTAGAAGATTACAACAACGGCAATACTGTGGCGGGTATTCCTGGCGCATTGAGTAACCAGCCTCCAGCGGATGCCTCAATTCCACAAGATGTCGCTCAGATGAAAGACGGCTCAATGACTGGTCAAGGCTCTGTTCACAAAGAAGCGACCCGAAACTTTGAGCTAGACACCACCATCAGTCATGAACGTAAACAGAGCGGAACGGTTAACCGCCAGACGGTTTCTGTTGCGATCAAAGACCGTCAATCCTTGAATCCAGATACGGGTGAAGTGGTTCATACGCCTATCCCGGCGAGCGAAATCAATGCGATTCGCCAAGTTCTGATTGGTACGGTGGGCTTTGATGAAACTCGTGGTGATTTGCTAAATGTATTAAGCATGCAGTTTGCCCCTCAAGTAACAGATGTTGTTGCTGATGTACCAATCTGGGAGCATCCAAACTTCAATGACTGGGTTCGTTGGTTTGCAAGTGCCTTGGTTATTATTGTGGTGGTGTTGGTACTTGTTCGACCTGCTATGAAGAAACTACTTAACCCAGCAGCAGACAACGACGATCAAATGTACGGCCCTGATGGTATGCCAATTGGTGCCGACGGTGAAACCAGCCTAATTGGTGGTGATATTGAAGGTGGTGAGCTGTTTGAATTTGGTTCAAGCATCGACTTGCCAAACCTTCATAAAGACGAGGACGTGCTGAAAGCAGTACGTGCACTTGTAGCGAATGAACCAGAGCTAGCAGCTCAAGTAGTTAAGAATTGGATGGTAGATGGCTAA
- the fliG gene encoding flagellar motor switch protein FliG translates to MANEIVPQQTEGGEVLDVSSVDIGSISGDERAAILLLSLNEEDAAGIIRHLEPKQVQRVGSAMARATDLSQEKVGAVHRAFLDDIQKYTNIGMGSEDFMRNALVAALGEDKANNLVDQILLGTGSKGLDSLKWMDPRQVASIIINEHPQIQTIVLSYLDADQSAEILSQFPERVRLDLMMRIANLEEVQPSALAELNEIMEKQFAGQAGAQAAKIGGLKAAAEIMNYMDNNVEGVLMDQIRDQDEDMATQIQDLMFVFENLIEVDDQGVQRLLRDVPQDVLQKALKGADEGLREKIFKNMSKRAADMMRDDIEAMPPVKVSDVEAAQKEILGIARKMADSGEIMLSGGADEFL, encoded by the coding sequence ATGGCTAACGAAATAGTTCCACAACAAACTGAAGGCGGTGAAGTGCTTGATGTCTCGAGCGTGGATATCGGTTCTATCTCAGGCGATGAGCGTGCTGCGATCTTGTTGCTCAGTTTAAATGAAGAAGATGCTGCTGGTATTATTCGTCACCTAGAACCAAAGCAGGTTCAGCGTGTGGGTAGTGCGATGGCGCGAGCTACAGACCTATCCCAAGAGAAAGTAGGCGCAGTGCACCGTGCTTTCTTAGATGATATTCAGAAGTACACCAACATTGGTATGGGCAGCGAAGACTTTATGCGTAATGCGTTGGTTGCTGCTCTGGGTGAAGACAAGGCGAATAACCTTGTTGACCAAATCCTTCTCGGCACTGGTTCGAAAGGTTTGGATTCGCTTAAATGGATGGATCCTCGTCAGGTGGCGAGCATTATCATCAACGAGCACCCGCAGATTCAAACGATTGTATTGTCGTACCTCGATGCCGATCAGTCGGCAGAGATTCTATCTCAGTTCCCAGAGCGCGTTCGTCTGGATCTGATGATGCGTATTGCCAACCTTGAAGAAGTTCAACCTTCGGCGCTTGCTGAACTGAACGAAATCATGGAGAAACAGTTCGCGGGTCAAGCGGGTGCTCAAGCTGCCAAAATTGGTGGCCTGAAAGCCGCGGCTGAGATCATGAACTACATGGATAACAACGTGGAAGGCGTCTTGATGGATCAAATCCGTGACCAAGACGAAGACATGGCAACGCAGATTCAAGATCTGATGTTTGTCTTTGAAAACCTTATTGAAGTTGATGACCAAGGTGTTCAACGTCTACTACGTGATGTTCCACAGGACGTTCTACAGAAAGCACTTAAAGGTGCCGATGAAGGTCTACGTGAGAAGATCTTCAAGAACATGTCTAAACGTGCTGCCGATATGATGAGAGACGATATTGAGGCGATGCCGCCAGTGAAAGTCTCTGACGTTGAAGCAGCTCAGAAAGAGATTTTGGGTATTGCTAGAAAGATGGCAGACAGTGGCGAAATTATGCTATCTGGTGGCGCCGACGAGTTCCTTTAA
- the fliE gene encoding flagellar hook-basal body complex protein FliE — translation MRIDGLQGEMQAMMVEAASARPAATGQAVGADFGNMLTNAINNVNSLQKTSGDLQARFDSGDQSVSLSDVMIARNKSSVAFEATIQIRNKLVESYKELMNMPV, via the coding sequence ATGAGAATAGATGGTTTACAAGGCGAAATGCAGGCAATGATGGTCGAAGCTGCCAGCGCGCGTCCCGCAGCAACGGGGCAAGCGGTCGGTGCAGATTTTGGCAATATGCTGACTAATGCCATCAATAATGTGAACTCATTACAAAAGACCTCAGGTGATCTTCAAGCTCGTTTTGATAGTGGCGACCAAAGTGTGTCTCTATCAGACGTGATGATTGCTCGGAATAAATCTAGTGTGGCTTTTGAGGCGACGATCCAAATTAGAAATAAATTGGTCGAATCGTACAAAGAGCTGATGAACATGCCGGTATAA
- the fliN gene encoding flagellar motor switch protein FliN codes for MEPSEDQKLADEWAAALGEDPSAPSIDVDDVLAAPLDELTDSSSPISEDERRKLDTIMDIPVTISMEVGRSQISIRNLLQLNQGSVVELDRIAGESLDVMVNGTLIAHGEVVVVNDKFGIRLTDVISQTERIKKLR; via the coding sequence ATGGAACCTAGTGAAGATCAAAAGCTAGCAGACGAATGGGCTGCAGCACTTGGTGAAGATCCTTCAGCACCGTCAATTGATGTTGATGATGTACTTGCGGCACCACTTGATGAGCTAACCGATTCATCATCTCCGATTTCTGAAGATGAGCGTCGTAAGCTGGATACCATAATGGATATTCCAGTGACTATTTCGATGGAAGTTGGCCGCTCTCAGATCAGTATCCGTAACTTACTTCAATTGAACCAAGGCTCAGTTGTTGAGCTTGATCGAATTGCTGGTGAGTCACTGGACGTGATGGTTAACGGCACTCTGATTGCCCACGGTGAAGTGGTTGTAGTAAACGACAAATTTGGTATTCGTTTGACTGACGTTATTAGCCAAACAGAACGAATTAAGAAGCTACGTTGA
- a CDS encoding flagellar hook-length control protein FliK, with protein MNVSLSSNSATNKTSSLLDTGSASSKVEETGDSKGFFESFKEALGFEESGSKAVAKDTESTANPDAKQTSTEGEAPAEANKGDSAESKATDEVSEAQSKHVASEGEGDKAAEKTSAEVASGSEAKLKVNSSPDSTVADKTVADKTDGKDAQATTNDSKEQVAQSQTQVSSVVDGSTQASQANAAMSEGNKLLGQLDEANKTLNKTPDGKGLPQQAQIDQAQGKIVGATAVGVLATDTVGKPTQQTNAVNQENGLEVDSEIAVLTGGKGVSQLTDDEIRQLMDKGVTPEQIEASMSRELSQKNAASDVVAVQGQAISPADIELAKQVDAHTKALNQLNGQIESEQSVVDSLLEKQQSGAKLTVDEQAALAKATSNLDLLNQQLTNVQQQATDLVSHAPTVNSMSGDPAAIDWENTDSSETKALAAAASTAAVATAAQQVSAQAASQSANNALTDKAAILHANNAHAAQQAAAQQANVASPQQQATLDPALTAQGMAMNATPTATKAGSTDALLKAGASAAALSGLGKAGAKEDSKDSTFAQQIASATGAQGTATVGSAPTRAEIQAAQQVPLQLTKELANEQVAEKVQMMMSKNLKNLDIRLDPPELGQMKIRMTMNNDVANVHFTVSNQQARDVIEQTLPRLREMLAQQGLQLADSSVQQQNSGQGQDRYNNGEQQSGANRTNGGQGDENLDSGSNLELNVASKRDGISYYA; from the coding sequence ATGAATGTTAGTCTTTCCTCAAATTCAGCGACCAACAAAACGTCATCGTTGTTGGACACCGGTTCTGCCTCTTCCAAGGTAGAAGAAACCGGCGACTCTAAAGGCTTCTTTGAATCCTTTAAAGAAGCGCTTGGCTTTGAAGAAAGTGGTAGTAAAGCCGTAGCAAAAGACACAGAAAGCACCGCGAACCCCGATGCTAAACAGACATCTACCGAAGGTGAAGCGCCAGCCGAAGCGAACAAAGGTGATTCAGCTGAATCAAAGGCTACTGATGAAGTGAGCGAAGCGCAAAGCAAGCACGTAGCTTCAGAGGGAGAAGGTGATAAAGCTGCTGAGAAAACATCTGCAGAGGTTGCGTCTGGATCTGAGGCTAAGCTCAAAGTTAATTCGAGCCCTGATAGCACTGTCGCTGATAAAACTGTCGCAGATAAGACGGATGGTAAAGATGCGCAGGCTACGACCAACGATTCTAAAGAACAGGTTGCTCAATCCCAAACTCAGGTTTCATCAGTTGTAGATGGCTCTACGCAGGCATCGCAAGCTAATGCAGCGATGAGTGAAGGTAATAAATTGCTTGGTCAGTTGGATGAGGCAAATAAAACGCTTAATAAGACACCTGACGGCAAAGGCTTGCCTCAGCAAGCTCAGATAGACCAAGCTCAAGGCAAGATTGTAGGTGCAACTGCTGTGGGCGTTCTTGCGACCGACACAGTGGGTAAACCAACACAACAAACCAATGCAGTAAACCAAGAAAACGGTCTTGAGGTCGATTCTGAAATTGCCGTGCTTACCGGAGGTAAGGGTGTTTCACAGTTGACTGATGATGAAATTCGACAGTTGATGGATAAAGGCGTCACTCCAGAACAAATTGAAGCCAGTATGAGTCGAGAGCTGAGCCAAAAGAATGCGGCTAGTGATGTTGTGGCTGTTCAAGGCCAAGCAATCTCGCCAGCAGATATTGAGCTCGCCAAGCAGGTTGATGCCCATACCAAAGCGCTAAATCAATTGAATGGACAAATCGAATCAGAACAGTCTGTTGTCGATAGCTTGCTTGAGAAGCAACAAAGTGGCGCTAAGTTGACGGTTGATGAGCAAGCCGCTTTGGCGAAAGCAACCTCTAACTTAGACCTGTTGAATCAACAGCTCACTAACGTTCAACAACAAGCAACGGATTTGGTAAGTCATGCTCCGACTGTGAACAGTATGTCCGGTGACCCCGCTGCTATTGATTGGGAGAATACGGATTCAAGCGAAACTAAAGCCTTAGCTGCGGCAGCATCAACAGCGGCTGTAGCGACGGCTGCACAACAAGTGTCAGCGCAGGCCGCTTCTCAATCAGCAAACAATGCTCTTACGGATAAGGCGGCAATACTGCACGCCAATAATGCGCATGCAGCCCAACAGGCCGCCGCTCAACAAGCAAATGTAGCTTCACCTCAGCAGCAAGCAACGTTGGATCCAGCTTTAACCGCGCAAGGAATGGCGATGAATGCAACGCCAACTGCCACCAAAGCAGGCTCGACTGATGCGCTTCTTAAAGCGGGCGCCAGTGCAGCAGCACTGTCTGGTTTGGGTAAAGCGGGTGCTAAAGAAGATTCTAAAGATTCGACCTTTGCTCAGCAGATCGCTTCTGCGACAGGTGCACAAGGGACAGCCACGGTGGGTTCAGCACCTACGCGAGCTGAAATTCAAGCTGCTCAACAAGTGCCTTTACAGCTCACCAAAGAGCTAGCCAATGAGCAGGTGGCTGAGAAAGTACAAATGATGATGTCTAAGAACCTTAAGAATTTGGACATCCGTCTCGACCCGCCAGAGCTGGGCCAGATGAAAATTCGCATGACCATGAATAATGACGTTGCGAACGTACACTTTACGGTGAGTAATCAGCAGGCGAGAGATGTGATTGAACAAACCTTACCTCGCTTGAGAGAGATGCTTGCTCAGCAAGGTCTGCAGCTTGCCGATTCGTCAGTTCAACAACAGAACTCTGGTCAGGGGCAAGATAGATACAACAATGGTGAGCAACAATCCGGCGCTAACCGCACAAATGGTGGCCAAGGTGATGAAAACCTTGATAGTGGCAGCAATCTTGAATTGAATGTCGCATCAAAGCGTGATGGAATTAGTTATTATGCCTAA
- the fliL gene encoding flagellar basal body-associated protein FliL, whose protein sequence is MAEEQDAPKGKSKLLIIIIAVVVLLLGVGGALLFFLSSDDSASESPSQPATAVVAAEPVMYVNIPQPFLFNVTGDKKDRLVQIKAQMMVRGSKNEDLARYHSPLVESTLLATFASATVEQLRSPTGRVELRNKATEDIKASLTQAVGQPVIEKVLFTDFVIQ, encoded by the coding sequence ATGGCAGAAGAACAAGATGCACCTAAAGGAAAGAGCAAGCTCCTTATAATCATTATTGCCGTAGTCGTGTTATTGCTTGGTGTAGGTGGTGCACTGCTCTTTTTCTTAAGCTCTGACGATAGCGCCTCTGAATCTCCGTCTCAGCCAGCAACTGCTGTGGTCGCTGCAGAGCCCGTTATGTATGTTAATATCCCTCAGCCCTTCTTGTTCAATGTGACAGGTGATAAAAAAGATCGCTTAGTTCAAATAAAAGCACAGATGATGGTTCGTGGTAGTAAAAATGAAGACCTAGCTCGTTATCACTCTCCACTTGTAGAAAGTACGCTATTGGCCACGTTCGCCTCGGCAACAGTCGAACAGTTGCGTTCACCAACCGGGAGAGTTGAACTGCGGAACAAGGCAACAGAAGATATCAAAGCCAGTCTGACCCAAGCCGTTGGCCAACCTGTGATAGAAAAAGTGCTATTCACTGACTTCGTGATTCAGTAG
- the fliH gene encoding flagellar assembly protein FliH: MSGDRKRGFLRPEEDNTVAQPQKWGLPDYTSDVSKQAKETAFNYDPSWMPTVEEAIEDEELVLTEEQIELIKQGAYQEGLHQGQEAGFKQGYEKGKEEGFVAGHAEGNEAGKLEGVTAGQEYIQQQVAIFMGLANQFAQPLELMNAQVEKQLVDMVLTMVKEVVHVEVQTNPQIILDTVKESVESLPISGHAITLKLNPEDVAIIRSAYGETELDCRNWTLVTEPALNRGDVQIEAGESSVNYRMEERVKNVIQSFCGANRHQGHV; the protein is encoded by the coding sequence ATGTCAGGTGATAGAAAACGCGGCTTCCTTCGCCCTGAAGAAGATAATACGGTTGCCCAACCTCAAAAATGGGGGCTGCCTGACTACACCTCTGATGTGAGCAAACAAGCCAAAGAAACCGCCTTTAACTACGATCCCAGTTGGATGCCAACGGTTGAAGAAGCCATTGAAGATGAAGAGCTGGTTCTGACTGAAGAGCAAATCGAACTGATTAAGCAGGGTGCTTATCAAGAAGGCCTTCATCAAGGTCAAGAAGCTGGCTTCAAGCAGGGCTACGAAAAGGGCAAAGAAGAAGGCTTTGTCGCAGGTCATGCTGAAGGCAATGAAGCCGGTAAGCTTGAAGGCGTGACTGCTGGTCAAGAGTATATCCAGCAACAAGTCGCCATCTTTATGGGACTCGCAAACCAGTTCGCTCAACCTTTGGAGCTAATGAATGCTCAGGTTGAGAAGCAATTGGTCGACATGGTGCTTACCATGGTAAAAGAAGTGGTTCATGTTGAAGTGCAAACCAACCCACAAATCATATTAGATACCGTGAAAGAATCGGTAGAGTCGTTGCCGATTTCTGGTCACGCGATTACATTGAAGCTTAACCCTGAAGACGTTGCGATTATTCGCTCTGCGTATGGCGAAACTGAATTGGATTGCCGTAATTGGACGTTAGTTACCGAGCCTGCACTCAACCGTGGCGATGTCCAAATCGAAGCGGGTGAGTCGAGCGTTAACTATCGAATGGAAGAGCGCGTGAAGAACGTGATTCAAAGCTTCTGCGGCGCAAATCGTCATCAAGGTCATGTGTAA